The following coding sequences are from one Myxococcales bacterium window:
- a CDS encoding STAS domain-containing protein, with translation MTPSETALEPERPLIDVEPTDEGGVRLGLRGRMTNAEVIALFERLTDPEVQRRDVTVDCRDCAYLGGAPLQCLVMVSRALSKVGRVLRLCGANDELVRAAVTLGVADYLSWERTNG, from the coding sequence GTGACACCGAGCGAGACGGCTCTCGAGCCCGAGCGACCGCTGATCGACGTCGAGCCCACCGACGAGGGCGGCGTACGTTTGGGCCTGCGAGGGCGAATGACGAACGCCGAGGTGATCGCTCTTTTCGAGCGACTCACGGACCCCGAGGTGCAGCGGCGGGACGTGACCGTGGACTGCCGTGACTGCGCGTACCTGGGTGGTGCACCTCTGCAGTGCCTGGTGATGGTCAGCCGAGCGCTGTCAAAGGTGGGCCGCGTGCTGCGCCTCTGCGGCGCCAATGACGAGCTCGTGCGTGCCGCCGTGACCTTGGGTGTTGCCGACTACCTGAGCTGGGAACGGACGAACGGCTAA
- a CDS encoding response regulator: MSKTVLIIDDSESMRELLKHTLVTAGYEVREASNGADGMAEAVKKKVDLIITDLNMPVMDGLTVARKVRQIAAYRTTPLLLLTTETSDAKKQAAREAGASGWMVKPFSPPDLLKTIARVMPR, encoded by the coding sequence ATGAGCAAGACGGTTCTCATCATCGACGATTCGGAGTCCATGCGCGAACTCCTCAAGCACACGCTGGTCACGGCGGGGTACGAGGTCAGAGAGGCCTCGAATGGCGCCGATGGCATGGCCGAGGCAGTCAAAAAGAAGGTGGATCTCATCATTACCGACCTGAACATGCCGGTGATGGATGGCCTGACGGTGGCGCGGAAAGTCCGCCAGATCGCGGCCTATCGCACCACGCCCCTGCTGCTGCTCACCACCGAGACCTCCGATGCCAAAAAGCAGGCTGCGCGCGAGGCAGGCGCGTCGGGCTGGATGGTCAAGCCCTTCAGCCCGCCCGACCTGCTCAAGACCATCGCGCGAGTCATGCCTCGATGA